The Caretta caretta isolate rCarCar2 chromosome 15, rCarCar1.hap1, whole genome shotgun sequence genome window below encodes:
- the HSCB gene encoding iron-sulfur cluster co-chaperone protein HscB isoform X4: MNADPTPSPSAPLTAHAPRASLLINSANPALVGLAGAAGSCSSGPMWVVWRGQLCRALWGSRAPAASSRPRSAEAGSLPAPRCWSCGIALPAPGGLPRFCPACQALQPPESQPDLFRLMDCDRSFNINVQQLQQRFRSLQRSLHPDYFTQRPQKERDFSEQHSSLVNRAYQTLLSPLRRGLYLVSWS, translated from the exons ATGAACGCGGACCCAACTCCGAGCCCGAGCGCGCCGCTCACTGCGCATGCGCCCCGCGCGAGTCTTCTTATAAACTCAGCCAATCCGGCTTTAGTGGGTCTCGCGGGggctgctgggagttgtagttccggCCCGATGTGGGTTGTGTGGAGGGGTCAGCTCTGCAGGGCGCTGTGGGGCTCTCGGGCTCCAGCCGCCTCTTCTCGGCCGCGTAGTGCGGAAGCCGGCTCGCTCCCCGCCCCACGCTGCTGGAGTTGTGGTATCGCTCTCCCCGCTCCCGGGGGGCTCCCTCGCTTCTGTCCGGCCTGCCAGGCCCTGCAGCCGCCGGAGTCCCAGCCTGACCTCTTCCGCCTGATGGACTG CGATCGCTCATTCAACatcaatgtgcagcagctgcagcagcgaTTCCGGAGCTTGCAACGCTCCCTGCACCCTGATTACTTCACCCAGAGACCCCAG AAAGAGCGGGACTTTTCTGAACAACACTCTTCCTTGGTTAACAGAGCCTACCAAACCCTTCTAAGTCCCTTGAGACGTGGATTGTACCTAGTAAG CTGGAGCTGA
- the HSCB gene encoding iron-sulfur cluster co-chaperone protein HscB isoform X2, translated as MWVVWRGQLCRALWGSRAPAASSRPRSAEAGSLPAPRCWSCGIALPAPGGLPRFCPACQALQPPESQPDLFRLMDCDRSFNINVQQLQQRFRSLQRSLHPDYFTQRPQKERDFSEQHSSLVNRAYQTLLSPLRRGLYLLELNGVELAKGTDSDIDVEFLKEIMEINETLAEPNNEAKIEEIESFIEVKREELTKDVSKAFERVLYFR; from the exons ATGTGGGTTGTGTGGAGGGGTCAGCTCTGCAGGGCGCTGTGGGGCTCTCGGGCTCCAGCCGCCTCTTCTCGGCCGCGTAGTGCGGAAGCCGGCTCGCTCCCCGCCCCACGCTGCTGGAGTTGTGGTATCGCTCTCCCCGCTCCCGGGGGGCTCCCTCGCTTCTGTCCGGCCTGCCAGGCCCTGCAGCCGCCGGAGTCCCAGCCTGACCTCTTCCGCCTGATGGACTG CGATCGCTCATTCAACatcaatgtgcagcagctgcagcagcgaTTCCGGAGCTTGCAACGCTCCCTGCACCCTGATTACTTCACCCAGAGACCCCAG AAAGAGCGGGACTTTTCTGAACAACACTCTTCCTTGGTTAACAGAGCCTACCAAACCCTTCTAAGTCCCTTGAGACGTGGATTGTACCTA CTGGAGCTGAATGGAGTGGAACTGGCAAAAGGGACAGACAGTGACATAGatgtggagttcctcaaggaaatcatggaaatcaatgagacGCTGGCAGAACCTAATAATGAGGCTAAAATAGAAGAGATTGAAAGTTTCATTGAAG ttaaACGAGAAGAATTGACCAAGGAtgtgagcaaagcttttgaaagaG TTCTTTATTTCAGATGA
- the HSCB gene encoding iron-sulfur cluster co-chaperone protein HscB isoform X1: MWVVWRGQLCRALWGSRAPAASSRPRSAEAGSLPAPRCWSCGIALPAPGGLPRFCPACQALQPPESQPDLFRLMDCDRSFNINVQQLQQRFRSLQRSLHPDYFTQRPQKERDFSEQHSSLVNRAYQTLLSPLRRGLYLLELNGVELAKGTDSDIDVEFLKEIMEINETLAEPNNEAKIEEIESFIEVKREELTKDVSKAFERDDLQEAKKLLAKMKYFENLEDKVKSKKNPS; this comes from the exons ATGTGGGTTGTGTGGAGGGGTCAGCTCTGCAGGGCGCTGTGGGGCTCTCGGGCTCCAGCCGCCTCTTCTCGGCCGCGTAGTGCGGAAGCCGGCTCGCTCCCCGCCCCACGCTGCTGGAGTTGTGGTATCGCTCTCCCCGCTCCCGGGGGGCTCCCTCGCTTCTGTCCGGCCTGCCAGGCCCTGCAGCCGCCGGAGTCCCAGCCTGACCTCTTCCGCCTGATGGACTG CGATCGCTCATTCAACatcaatgtgcagcagctgcagcagcgaTTCCGGAGCTTGCAACGCTCCCTGCACCCTGATTACTTCACCCAGAGACCCCAG AAAGAGCGGGACTTTTCTGAACAACACTCTTCCTTGGTTAACAGAGCCTACCAAACCCTTCTAAGTCCCTTGAGACGTGGATTGTACCTA CTGGAGCTGAATGGAGTGGAACTGGCAAAAGGGACAGACAGTGACATAGatgtggagttcctcaaggaaatcatggaaatcaatgagacGCTGGCAGAACCTAATAATGAGGCTAAAATAGAAGAGATTGAAAGTTTCATTGAAG ttaaACGAGAAGAATTGACCAAGGAtgtgagcaaagcttttgaaagaG ATGATCTTCAAGAAGCCAAGAAACTTCTAGCCAAAATGAAATACTTTGAAAACTTGGAGGACAAGGTGAAGAGCAAGAAGAATCCTTCCTGA
- the HSCB gene encoding iron-sulfur cluster co-chaperone protein HscB isoform X3 — MWVVWRGQLCRALWGSRAPAASSRPRSAEAGSLPAPRCWSCGIALPAPGGLPRFCPACQALQPPESQPDLFRLMDCDRSFNINVQQLQQRFRSLQRSLHPDYFTQRPQLELNGVELAKGTDSDIDVEFLKEIMEINETLAEPNNEAKIEEIESFIEVKREELTKDVSKAFERDDLQEAKKLLAKMKYFENLEDKVKSKKNPS, encoded by the exons ATGTGGGTTGTGTGGAGGGGTCAGCTCTGCAGGGCGCTGTGGGGCTCTCGGGCTCCAGCCGCCTCTTCTCGGCCGCGTAGTGCGGAAGCCGGCTCGCTCCCCGCCCCACGCTGCTGGAGTTGTGGTATCGCTCTCCCCGCTCCCGGGGGGCTCCCTCGCTTCTGTCCGGCCTGCCAGGCCCTGCAGCCGCCGGAGTCCCAGCCTGACCTCTTCCGCCTGATGGACTG CGATCGCTCATTCAACatcaatgtgcagcagctgcagcagcgaTTCCGGAGCTTGCAACGCTCCCTGCACCCTGATTACTTCACCCAGAGACCCCAG CTGGAGCTGAATGGAGTGGAACTGGCAAAAGGGACAGACAGTGACATAGatgtggagttcctcaaggaaatcatggaaatcaatgagacGCTGGCAGAACCTAATAATGAGGCTAAAATAGAAGAGATTGAAAGTTTCATTGAAG ttaaACGAGAAGAATTGACCAAGGAtgtgagcaaagcttttgaaagaG ATGATCTTCAAGAAGCCAAGAAACTTCTAGCCAAAATGAAATACTTTGAAAACTTGGAGGACAAGGTGAAGAGCAAGAAGAATCCTTCCTGA